Proteins found in one Mytilus edulis chromosome 2, xbMytEdul2.2, whole genome shotgun sequence genomic segment:
- the LOC139511455 gene encoding transmembrane protein 45B-like codes for MGTFSGHAIPGSFFIVFAIWWTVCQFDRYYTCLKRNAQFTSTLTFPLSCGKFKIQLFEPIMKITLATIGICGEIFTGFDEDNEHFIFPGNAQHSTMFCVFGIGAVLDILLHYKCLIPKDIDYTVFILSVGVEGLLFNFHLHGRNALDTRLHTLLIYAIVFTVIAVILEMKYRHNVLAALTKSYFFFVQGMWFWQIGFILYSPNSDAPPLNPEDDFQLMMIPLYFTWHCVIVLFIMLGIGFFVACYHRHLYHKNEEDKSSSQSLL; via the coding sequence ATGGGTACATTTAGTGGACATGCTATACCAGGAtcgttttttattgtttttgccATCTGGTGGACAGTATGCCAGTTTGACCGGTACTATACTTGCCTTAAACGTAATGCACAATTTACATCAACACTCACGTTTCCTCTTTCTTGTGGAAAATTTAAGATTCAGTTATTTGAACCAATTATGAAAATAACTCTGGCAACTATTGGAATATGTGGAGAAATTTTTACCGGATTTGATGAAGATAATGAACATTTTATTTTCCCTGGAAATGCACAACATTCAACAATGTTTTGTGTGTTTGGAATAGGTGCAGTGTTGGATATATTACTTCATTACAAATGTCTCATACCCAAAGACATTGACTACACGGTTTTTATTCTGTCAGTGGGTGTTGAAGGacttttattcaattttcatctGCATGGGAGAAATGCATTAGATACAAGACTACATACTCTGTTAATTTACGCCATTGTGTTCACTGTTATCGCAGTCATTTTGGAAATGAAATATCGACATAATGTGTTGGCTGCTTTGACTAAGTCATACTTCTTTTTCGTACAAGGAATGTGGTTTTGGCAAATTGGGTTTATATTATATAGTCCCAATTCTGACGCACCGCCATTGAACCCGGAAGACGATTTTCAGTTAATGATGATTCCTTTATATTTTACATGGCATTGTGTCATAGTACTATTTATAATGCTTGGGATAGGATTTTTTGTGGCTTGTTACCATAgacatttatatcataaaaatgaaGAGGATAAGTCCAGTTCGCAAAgtcttttgtaa